From a region of the uncultured Desulfatiglans sp. genome:
- the mrdB gene encoding cell wall shape-determining protein (Evidence 2a : Function from experimental evidences in other organisms; PubMedId : 3316191; Product type cp : cell process), whose protein sequence is MIDRRLIQNFDWLLLLMIAGIAVMSIANLYSATYAVRDIGGSQVFYKQIYWFLIGFSFLLIMTTFNYTHLERFAYPAYAISILLLVLVLLVGKVTSGSQRWIALGPITFQPSEFAKFALVLVLAKFIGDRGMQRSYHLRDLWQPLLLIALPAALILKEPDLGTALLLVAVGGSMILVVGIHWKSLLIILCSTMAAAPLIWMKLKPYQQTRILTFLNPDLDPLGSSYHINQSKIAIGSGLFWGKGFLHGTQTRLHFLPEQHTDFAFSVLAEEWGLLGAGFLLMFYLGIIIWGLMIAANSRDRFGSVLAIGIVAIVFWQVLINVGMVTGILPVVGIPLVLFSYGGSSLVTTMILLGLLMNISMRRFMFQ, encoded by the coding sequence ATGATCGACCGCAGACTCATTCAGAACTTCGATTGGCTCCTGCTCCTCATGATTGCAGGCATCGCCGTCATGAGTATTGCCAACCTTTACAGCGCCACTTACGCCGTGCGGGACATCGGAGGGTCTCAGGTCTTCTACAAACAGATCTACTGGTTCCTGATCGGGTTCAGCTTCCTGCTGATCATGACGACCTTCAACTACACCCATTTGGAACGTTTTGCCTATCCTGCCTACGCGATATCCATCCTGCTTCTGGTCCTCGTTCTGTTGGTGGGCAAAGTCACTTCGGGTTCCCAACGCTGGATCGCCCTCGGGCCAATCACGTTCCAACCCTCGGAATTTGCGAAGTTCGCGCTCGTCCTGGTTCTGGCCAAATTCATTGGTGATCGGGGAATGCAGAGAAGCTACCATTTGAGAGATCTCTGGCAGCCCCTCCTCCTGATCGCCCTGCCTGCAGCCCTGATTCTCAAGGAGCCCGATCTCGGAACGGCACTCCTCCTGGTTGCAGTGGGCGGATCCATGATCCTGGTAGTCGGTATTCATTGGAAATCCTTACTGATTATTCTCTGCTCCACCATGGCCGCAGCCCCACTGATCTGGATGAAGCTGAAGCCCTACCAGCAAACCCGAATACTGACCTTCCTCAACCCGGACCTGGACCCGCTGGGATCGAGTTACCACATCAATCAATCCAAGATTGCGATCGGGTCCGGGCTTTTCTGGGGCAAGGGTTTCCTTCACGGCACCCAGACGCGGCTCCACTTTCTGCCGGAACAGCACACAGACTTCGCCTTTTCGGTGCTGGCCGAGGAATGGGGCCTTCTCGGAGCTGGTTTTCTGCTGATGTTCTACCTCGGCATCATCATCTGGGGTCTGATGATCGCCGCCAATTCACGGGACCGGTTCGGTTCCGTGCTGGCCATCGGGATCGTGGCCATCGTCTTCTGGCAGGTCCTGATCAATGTCGGCATGGTGACGGGGATCCTGCCCGTCGTGGGCATTCCCCTGGTCCTCTTCAGCTACGGGGGCTCATCCCTCGTCACCACCATGATCCTGCTCGGGCTGCTGATGAACATCAGCATGCGCCGGTTCATGTTTCAATAG
- the ubiE gene encoding Ubiquinone/menaquinone biosynthesis C-methyltransferase UbiE, whose translation MFSEISARYDLMNRLMTFDRDRGWKREVIRRARLQSGHRLLDVGTGTGGIAFEAQKSCREVTITAVDFTRPMLEIGRARDRKYTISWCQADALHLPFGDAAFDAVTSGYLVRNVPDPLRAFEEQIRVLKPGGRVVCLDTSPPPPGPLAPFIRFYLRRVIPFLGEVIAGNRSAYTYLPETTQAFFEPARLAALMREAGFERISYRQFMFRTITVHTGERPLARRASGPHRGKNRL comes from the coding sequence ATGTTCAGTGAAATTTCGGCCCGCTACGACCTGATGAACCGGCTGATGACCTTTGACCGCGATCGGGGTTGGAAGCGCGAGGTCATCCGGCGCGCGCGCCTGCAATCGGGGCACCGCCTGCTGGATGTCGGAACAGGAACGGGAGGCATCGCCTTCGAGGCCCAGAAAAGCTGCCGGGAGGTCACTATCACGGCCGTGGATTTTACCCGGCCCATGCTCGAGATAGGCCGTGCACGCGATCGGAAATACACGATATCCTGGTGTCAGGCCGACGCATTGCACCTTCCCTTCGGGGATGCGGCCTTCGATGCCGTCACCTCGGGCTACCTCGTTCGAAACGTCCCCGACCCCTTGCGGGCTTTCGAAGAGCAGATCCGCGTCCTCAAGCCGGGGGGGCGTGTGGTATGCCTCGATACATCCCCGCCGCCGCCAGGGCCGCTTGCGCCTTTCATCCGCTTCTATCTGCGGCGCGTCATCCCGTTCCTCGGAGAGGTCATTGCGGGCAACCGTTCGGCTTACACCTATCTCCCCGAAACGACCCAAGCCTTCTTCGAACCCGCACGCCTCGCCGCCCTCATGCGCGAGGCCGGCTTCGAGCGCATCTCATACCGGCAATTCATGTTCCGCACGATTACGGTTCATACCGGCGAACGCCCTCTCGCACGTCGAGCCTCAGGACCTCATCGCGGGAAAAACCGCCTATGA
- a CDS encoding ADP-ribosylation/Crystallin J1: protein MKERSKAAVLASFAGDALALGAHWIYDTDQILKRFGRIENLLGPSPDSFHPTKTKGDFTHYGDQMLVLLESLADLNRFDLRDFSERWRALFNGYEGYVDQATRMTLSRYAEGKTWRDPGSPSNDLAGAARIAPLVCLYADDLDALVASAREQTRMTHADHWTVEGAEFFARVVHAILHGQTPGDAISDVVKEHYTGSAIEKWVQQGRGSVGKESVKAILAFGQSCHAPEAFPGVIHLIEKYPDNLKEALVQGVMGGGDSAGRGMLVGLVLGAHNGMQGVPEAWITGMRRRDHLLRLIEGILAS, encoded by the coding sequence ATGAAGGAGCGATCCAAGGCGGCTGTTTTGGCGTCTTTTGCGGGGGATGCACTGGCGCTCGGTGCACATTGGATCTACGACACGGATCAGATCCTGAAGCGCTTCGGGCGGATCGAGAATTTGCTCGGGCCGTCGCCCGATTCCTTCCATCCGACAAAGACGAAAGGGGATTTCACGCACTACGGGGACCAGATGCTGGTGCTGCTCGAATCGCTGGCGGACCTCAATCGGTTTGACCTGCGGGATTTCTCCGAGCGCTGGCGTGCCTTGTTCAACGGCTATGAAGGATATGTGGATCAGGCCACCCGGATGACCCTTTCACGCTATGCGGAGGGAAAGACCTGGCGCGACCCCGGCTCCCCTTCAAACGACCTGGCCGGGGCAGCACGCATCGCCCCGCTTGTCTGCCTGTATGCGGATGATCTCGACGCCCTCGTGGCATCCGCCAGGGAGCAGACCCGCATGACCCATGCCGATCACTGGACCGTCGAGGGCGCCGAGTTTTTCGCCCGCGTGGTGCACGCGATTCTCCATGGACAGACCCCAGGAGATGCGATCTCCGATGTGGTGAAAGAACATTACACCGGGTCCGCGATCGAGAAGTGGGTTCAGCAAGGCCGTGGATCGGTCGGAAAAGAGAGCGTCAAGGCGATCCTCGCTTTCGGTCAGAGCTGCCACGCCCCGGAGGCGTTTCCGGGTGTGATCCACTTGATCGAGAAATATCCGGACAACCTGAAGGAGGCCCTGGTTCAGGGCGTCATGGGCGGAGGCGACAGCGCCGGCCGCGGCATGCTGGTGGGTTTGGTGCTTGGGGCGCATAACGGGATGCAAGGGGTGCCGGAGGCCTGGATAACAGGGATGCGGCGCCGCGATCACCTGCTGAGGCTGATCGAAGGCATCCTTGCTTCATAG
- a CDS encoding hypothetical protein (Evidence 5 : Unknown function): MVFLANLGVNLHVCLCGDLQVASAQTLDFLDIGQKSSFPDWKLSSTAKSFPDGNWLFSIL; encoded by the coding sequence ATGGTCTTTTTGGCTAATCTCGGCGTCAATCTGCACGTTTGCTTGTGCGGCGACCTGCAGGTCGCCTCCGCGCAAACGCTTGATTTCCTTGATATTGGCCAAAAATCCTCATTTCCGGATTGGAAACTGAGTTCTACCGCGAAATCATTTCCGGATGGAAACTGGCTATTCTCCATCTTGTGA